A single region of the Pueribacillus theae genome encodes:
- a CDS encoding M16 family metallopeptidase, translating to MITKHTCPNGVRIVIENMPTVRSAVIGIWIGTGSRYETPEINGISHFLEHMLFKGTKKRSAREIAEAFDRIGGQVNAFTSKEYTCYYAKVLDEKAEYALDILSDMFFNSEFNEVELKKERKVVLEEIKMYEDAPDDIVHDLISSASFGEHSLAYPILGTEDTLLTFNKNTLENYRNNYYTPDNVVISVVGNIPDDFSKAIEKRFGNYETANKQKKVVPPVFCSESIVKKKETEQAHLCLGFPGLPYGSDRLYHLTILNNILGGSMSSRLFQEVREERGLAYSVFSYHSSFIDNGLLTIYAGTNPDQVDHLFETILATVNKLGKDGITEKELENCKAQLKGNLMLSLESTNSRMSRNGKNELLLNKQKTLDDIIQSIERVTLQDVNDLAKTMLNGKFSSSLISPTGKLQLS from the coding sequence TTGATCACAAAACATACATGTCCAAATGGCGTCAGAATAGTCATCGAAAATATGCCAACAGTCAGATCCGCTGTAATTGGCATATGGATTGGCACGGGGTCTCGCTATGAAACTCCTGAAATAAATGGCATTTCGCATTTTTTAGAGCATATGTTGTTTAAAGGCACAAAAAAAAGAAGTGCGAGAGAAATTGCTGAAGCATTCGATCGAATTGGCGGACAAGTCAACGCTTTTACGTCAAAAGAATATACGTGCTATTATGCAAAAGTATTAGATGAAAAAGCAGAATATGCACTTGATATATTATCGGATATGTTTTTTAACTCCGAATTTAATGAAGTGGAATTAAAGAAGGAACGCAAAGTTGTTTTAGAAGAAATAAAAATGTATGAAGATGCTCCTGATGACATTGTACATGACTTAATAAGTTCTGCAAGCTTTGGAGAGCACTCGCTCGCATACCCAATTTTAGGGACAGAAGATACGCTATTGACGTTTAATAAAAACACTTTGGAAAATTATCGAAACAACTATTATACACCAGATAATGTTGTTATCTCTGTCGTTGGTAATATTCCTGATGATTTTAGTAAAGCAATCGAAAAAAGATTTGGGAATTATGAAACTGCAAATAAACAGAAAAAGGTCGTCCCCCCTGTTTTTTGCAGCGAGAGCATCGTCAAGAAAAAGGAAACAGAGCAAGCCCACCTTTGCCTCGGTTTTCCCGGTTTGCCATATGGAAGCGATCGGCTTTACCATCTTACCATTTTAAACAATATTTTAGGCGGTAGCATGAGCAGCCGCTTATTCCAGGAAGTTCGCGAAGAAAGAGGGCTCGCCTATTCCGTTTTCTCTTACCATTCTTCATTTATAGACAATGGGTTGCTCACCATTTATGCTGGAACAAACCCAGATCAGGTTGATCACTTATTTGAGACGATTTTGGCTACCGTAAATAAGTTAGGAAAAGATGGAATAACAGAAAAAGAATTAGAAAATTGCAAAGCCCAGCTGAAAGGAAATTTAATGTTAAGCCTTGAAAGCACAAACAGCAGAATGAGCAGAAATGGAAAAAACGAATTGCTGCTAAACAAGCAAAAAACGCTGGATGACATCATCCAAAGCATCGAACGTGTGACGCTTCAAGATGTAAATGATTTGGCAAAAACGATGTTGAATGGCAAATTCTCAAGCTCACTGATTAGCCCGACTGGAAAATTACAGCTTTCTTAA
- a CDS encoding YlmC/YmxH family sporulation protein: MKLSELSGKEIVHVNNGKRLGVLGQTDLVFDERTGEIQALIIPEGNIFSFRKQKKETTLYWNQIKTIGKDIILVDNE, translated from the coding sequence ATGAAATTAAGTGAATTGAGTGGCAAAGAAATTGTTCATGTGAATAACGGGAAGCGCCTTGGTGTCCTTGGCCAAACAGATTTGGTTTTTGATGAGAGGACTGGTGAGATTCAGGCGCTTATTATTCCGGAAGGAAACATCTTTTCATTTCGCAAACAAAAAAAAGAAACGACGCTATATTGGAACCAAATTAAAACAATTGGAAAAGATATCATTCTTGTTGATAATGAGTAA
- the dpaA gene encoding dipicolinic acid synthetase subunit A yields the protein MLTDLHITILGGDARQIEIIRKLTEMDATVTLVGFDHLDHGFAGATQKKMRELDLKEVDAIVLPVSGTSENGEVETTFSKEKIFISEKMLESTPEHCVVYTGISNKFLDLCAKRAGRKVVKLFERDDVAIYNSIPTVEGTIMMAIENTDITIHNSKTLVLGFGRTGMSVARAFDALGAKVKVGTVKSADMARISEMGLQPFHLNDLQQAVIDSDIIINTIPALVLKANIISKMPMNALIIDLASKPGGTDFRYAEKRGIKALLAPGLPGIVAPKTAGKIIANVLVQQLSELNTS from the coding sequence ATGCTAACGGATCTTCATATTACTATATTAGGCGGTGACGCCAGGCAAATAGAAATTATTCGCAAGCTAACAGAAATGGACGCCACAGTCACTCTTGTTGGATTTGATCATCTTGATCACGGCTTCGCAGGCGCCACGCAAAAAAAAATGAGAGAGCTTGATCTAAAAGAAGTGGATGCCATTGTATTGCCTGTAAGCGGTACAAGCGAAAACGGGGAAGTCGAAACAACTTTTTCGAAAGAAAAGATCTTCATTTCTGAGAAGATGCTTGAAAGCACACCGGAACATTGTGTGGTTTATACTGGAATCAGCAATAAATTTCTAGATTTATGTGCGAAAAGGGCAGGAAGAAAGGTAGTTAAGCTGTTTGAAAGAGATGACGTTGCAATCTATAACTCGATTCCCACCGTTGAGGGAACGATCATGATGGCAATCGAAAATACGGATATTACCATTCATAATTCAAAAACCCTCGTACTCGGCTTCGGAAGAACAGGCATGTCTGTCGCAAGAGCCTTCGATGCTTTAGGGGCAAAGGTAAAAGTAGGCACTGTGAAGTCGGCAGATATGGCGAGAATATCAGAAATGGGATTGCAGCCATTTCATCTAAACGATCTTCAGCAAGCCGTAATAGATAGTGACATCATCATTAATACGATACCGGCTCTTGTTTTAAAAGCGAATATCATTTCTAAAATGCCAATGAACGCCTTAATTATAGACTTGGCTTCAAAGCCTGGCGGAACTGATTTTAGATATGCTGAAAAAAGGGGAATAAAGGCTTTATTGGCACCAGGGCTTCCTGGAATCGTGGCGCCTAAAACTGCCGGGAAAATTATTGCAAATGTCCTTGTTCAACAATTATCTGAATTGAACACTAGTTGA
- the dpaB gene encoding dipicolinate synthase subunit B codes for MKLKGKHIGFGLTGSHCTYDEVVPQFQRLIDEGANVTPFVTYTVKNTVTKFGDGRDWVKKVEEITGNEAVDSMVKAEPFGPQTPLDCMVLAPLTGNSISKFANAQTDSPPLMGAKATLRNQNPVVLGISTNDGLGLNGINIMRLMSTKNIYFIPYSQDNPIQKPNSLVAHMDLLVETIEAALEGKQYQPVLMMR; via the coding sequence GTGAAGTTAAAAGGCAAACATATTGGATTTGGCTTGACTGGCTCCCATTGCACATATGATGAGGTCGTCCCTCAATTTCAAAGACTCATCGATGAAGGGGCAAATGTGACGCCTTTTGTAACGTATACAGTAAAGAACACAGTAACAAAATTTGGAGACGGAAGAGACTGGGTGAAAAAAGTTGAGGAGATCACTGGAAATGAAGCAGTCGATTCCATGGTCAAAGCTGAACCTTTTGGCCCGCAAACGCCGCTTGATTGCATGGTTCTCGCTCCTCTCACAGGAAATTCAATCAGCAAGTTTGCGAATGCTCAGACGGATTCTCCCCCATTGATGGGAGCGAAAGCAACGTTAAGAAATCAGAATCCTGTTGTGCTTGGCATTTCAACAAATGACGGCTTAGGGTTGAACGGCATCAACATTATGAGGCTTATGTCTACGAAAAACATTTATTTCATTCCTTATAGCCAAGATAACCCCATTCAAAAGCCAAATTCTTTAGTAGCCCATATGGACCTGCTTGTCGAAACGATCGAAGCAGCGCTTGAAGGAAAACAATACCAGCCTGTTTTAATGATGAGATAA
- the asd gene encoding aspartate-semialdehyde dehydrogenase has protein sequence MSQNQTYNVAIVGATGAVGQQLLNTIESRNFPIKNLSLLSSKRSAGKAINFKGKEHTVEEATPESFEGVDVAFFSAGGSVSKALAPEAVKRGTVVIDNTSAFRMDKDVPLVVPEVNEAALHQHNGIIANPNCSTIQMVVALEPIRQKFGLTKVIVSTYQAVSGAGAQAVQEMYDETKAILEGRSFTPEILPVSSDEKHYQIAFNAIPQIDKFEENGYTFEEMKMINETKKIMGMPELEVAATCVRLPVEIGHSESVYIEIEESNRQAQELKQSLEGAAGVVVQDNPSEQLYPMPALAVGKNDVFVGRIRKDLDRDNGFHLWVVSDNLLKGAAWNSVQIAESLIKLELI, from the coding sequence ATGAGTCAAAACCAAACGTACAATGTCGCAATTGTTGGTGCAACGGGAGCAGTTGGCCAACAGTTGCTAAACACCATAGAATCAAGGAACTTTCCTATTAAAAATTTAAGTCTCCTTTCGTCAAAGCGAAGTGCGGGCAAAGCAATAAATTTTAAAGGCAAAGAGCATACTGTAGAAGAAGCAACGCCAGAATCTTTTGAAGGCGTCGATGTCGCGTTTTTCAGCGCCGGCGGCTCTGTTTCCAAAGCGCTTGCTCCAGAAGCCGTAAAACGCGGCACAGTCGTCATTGATAATACGAGTGCGTTTAGAATGGATAAAGACGTTCCGCTTGTTGTGCCTGAAGTAAACGAAGCAGCGCTTCATCAACACAATGGCATTATCGCGAATCCAAACTGTTCGACCATTCAAATGGTCGTTGCGCTTGAGCCAATCCGCCAAAAATTCGGATTAACGAAAGTCATCGTATCTACCTATCAAGCGGTTTCAGGTGCAGGAGCTCAAGCTGTTCAGGAAATGTATGATGAAACAAAGGCAATTTTGGAAGGACGTTCTTTTACACCTGAAATTCTGCCTGTTTCAAGCGATGAGAAGCATTACCAAATTGCATTTAATGCGATTCCACAAATTGATAAATTTGAAGAGAATGGCTATACATTTGAAGAGATGAAAATGATTAATGAAACGAAAAAAATTATGGGTATGCCAGAATTGGAAGTCGCAGCTACATGTGTTCGCTTGCCTGTAGAGATTGGACATTCTGAATCCGTTTATATTGAAATTGAGGAAAGCAACCGACAAGCCCAAGAACTAAAACAATCGCTTGAAGGCGCAGCAGGAGTTGTCGTTCAAGATAATCCAAGTGAACAGCTTTATCCGATGCCAGCGCTTGCGGTCGGCAAAAATGATGTATTTGTTGGCCGGATTCGTAAAGATCTCGATCGTGACAATGGTTTTCATTTATGGGTCGTTTCAGATAACCTATTAAAAGGCGCAGCATGGAACTCTGTTCAAATTGCTGAAAGCTTAATTAAGCTTGAGTTAATCTAA
- the dapG gene encoding aspartate kinase has protein sequence MKIIVQKFGGSSLKDEAGRKKAAEHILHAVSQQYKVVVVVSAMGRKGDPYATDTLLGLIAHKEKSLPKREIDLLMSCGENISSVVMAHLLDIEGLKTTVLTGAQAGIRTDNEHGNARITEMKPSRLIKELKENDAIIVPGFQGISELNEITTLGRGGSDTTAAALGVALNAEYIDIFTDVEGMMTADPNMVENARPLPVVTYTEVCNMAYQGAKVIHPRAVEIAMQGKIPIRIRSTYSLTEGTLVTGNEKDVAGKKVKDCEITGIAYVNHVTQIKITEKKGNHLLPSKVFKAMAEKEISVDFINMSPNSVTYTVMNDVAEIAVQEIKKLGYEPQVERDCAKVSAVGAGMTGVPGVTAKIVTALAAKDIQILQSADSHTTIWVLVKHKDLKNAVNALHSTFQLEKYEN, from the coding sequence ATGAAAATCATTGTTCAAAAATTTGGAGGTTCGTCACTGAAGGATGAGGCTGGAAGAAAAAAAGCGGCTGAACATATCTTACATGCTGTCTCGCAACAATATAAAGTTGTTGTTGTCGTATCTGCAATGGGCAGAAAGGGAGATCCTTATGCAACGGACACACTGCTCGGATTAATTGCACATAAAGAAAAATCACTTCCAAAACGGGAGATCGATTTGCTTATGTCTTGCGGAGAAAACATTTCATCTGTTGTGATGGCCCATTTGCTGGACATTGAAGGATTAAAAACAACGGTATTAACAGGTGCGCAAGCGGGAATTCGAACAGACAATGAGCATGGAAATGCGAGAATTACCGAAATGAAACCAAGCCGCTTAATCAAGGAACTTAAAGAAAATGATGCCATTATTGTTCCGGGTTTCCAAGGCATTTCGGAATTGAACGAAATAACGACACTCGGAAGAGGAGGAAGCGATACAACTGCTGCCGCTCTCGGTGTCGCACTAAATGCGGAATATATTGATATTTTTACAGATGTTGAAGGCATGATGACTGCTGATCCAAATATGGTGGAAAATGCAAGGCCACTGCCGGTTGTTACCTACACAGAGGTTTGTAATATGGCATATCAAGGAGCGAAAGTCATTCATCCGCGCGCGGTAGAAATCGCGATGCAGGGCAAGATACCTATTCGAATACGTTCCACCTATTCATTAACGGAAGGGACGCTCGTAACTGGGAATGAAAAAGATGTAGCCGGAAAAAAAGTTAAGGATTGTGAAATTACAGGCATTGCCTATGTGAACCATGTCACCCAAATAAAAATTACTGAAAAAAAAGGGAATCATCTTTTACCGTCCAAAGTATTTAAAGCAATGGCCGAAAAGGAAATAAGTGTTGATTTTATCAATATGAGTCCAAACAGTGTTACTTATACAGTTATGAACGACGTGGCGGAAATAGCGGTTCAAGAAATTAAAAAGCTTGGATATGAACCGCAAGTTGAAAGGGATTGTGCTAAAGTGTCTGCGGTTGGCGCCGGTATGACAGGCGTTCCAGGTGTAACCGCTAAGATTGTAACAGCACTTGCCGCGAAAGACATACAAATTTTACAATCCGCAGACTCACACACAACAATTTGGGTATTAGTAAAACATAAAGATTTAAAAAACGCTGTCAATGCTTTGCACAGCACGTTTCAACTCGAAAAATATGAAAATTAG
- the dapA gene encoding 4-hydroxy-tetrahydrodipicolinate synthase, producing the protein MDFGQLLTAMVTPFNEKDEIDLESTTRLVHFLIENGTDGLVVSGTTGESPTLTTEEKLALIEHVVKEAKGKATVIAGTGSNNTASSIELTKEAEQLGVDGIMLVAPYYNRPDQQGLYEHFKKIAQATSLPVMIYNIPSRSSVNIQAETMIKLSHIDNIVSAKEASGDLDQMSSIIENTSDDFKLYSGDDSLTLPILSIGGCGVVSVASHIIGNEMQEMINAFNKGEMRKAASIHRSILPVIKALFGHPSPTPVKAALALQGIETGPVRLPLVSLTDEQKASLNEVIQNFKQRMIR; encoded by the coding sequence ATGGATTTTGGTCAATTGTTAACAGCAATGGTTACCCCATTTAACGAAAAAGATGAAATCGATCTCGAAAGCACAACGCGCCTCGTACATTTCCTTATAGAAAATGGAACGGATGGCCTCGTTGTTTCTGGAACAACAGGAGAGTCGCCGACGCTCACAACGGAAGAAAAGTTGGCATTGATTGAACATGTTGTAAAAGAAGCAAAAGGCAAAGCGACGGTTATTGCGGGCACTGGAAGCAACAACACAGCATCGTCTATTGAACTTACAAAAGAAGCTGAACAGCTTGGCGTAGACGGCATCATGCTCGTTGCGCCATATTACAATAGGCCGGATCAGCAAGGTTTATATGAGCACTTTAAGAAGATTGCACAAGCAACTTCACTGCCTGTCATGATCTACAACATACCTAGCCGTTCATCTGTTAACATTCAAGCAGAAACGATGATTAAGCTTTCACACATCGATAACATTGTCTCCGCTAAAGAAGCAAGTGGTGATTTAGATCAAATGAGCTCAATCATTGAAAATACAAGTGATGATTTTAAATTATATAGTGGGGATGACAGCCTTACGTTGCCAATTTTATCAATCGGTGGCTGTGGTGTCGTATCCGTCGCATCGCATATTATTGGAAATGAAATGCAGGAAATGATCAATGCATTCAACAAGGGGGAAATGAGAAAAGCAGCTTCCATTCACCGCTCCATCCTCCCAGTGATTAAAGCGCTATTCGGCCACCCAAGCCCAACCCCAGTAAAGGCAGCACTCGCATTGCAAGGAATCGAAACAGGTCCTGTGAGGCTCCCATTAGTATCATTAACAGATGAACAAAAAGCATCGTTAAATGAAGTAATACAAAATTTCAAACAACGAATGATTCGCTGA
- a CDS encoding ribonuclease J gives MVNQRTGKVKVFALGGVGEVGKNMYIVEDNNKIFILDAGLMLPEDEMLGVDSVIPDITYLTENRDRVKAIFLSHGHVDHIGALAYVLKRINVPVYGTKLTLGLASEALKKNRANIKQDFRIIDSNSVIDIGGTAISFFKVNHSIPDSIGLAIHTSQGPIVYTGDFKFDQTPVNNEYTEVGKIAALGEQGVLCLLSDSMNAENPGVTPSEATVGQNIYEVISNAKGRVITATFAMNIHRIQQVFDAAQKCNRKVAISGNPLLKNVEIANKLGHLQMAEGILIQLDETKRYPDDELLILTTGNQGEPLGALNRMATKTHKQVKISEGDTVIIAATLTLGNEKALSKTVDAIYRAGGHVVSGQSGVHVSGHASQEELKLMLNLLKPTYFIPIHGEYRMQKVHSDLAEECGLSKENIFIVEKGDVIEFSNGYAKKGGKVPSGQILIDGLGIGDVGNIVLRDRKLLSQDGILIVVVTLDRKNHQIVSGPEIISRGFVYVRESEQLLQEANQNVTKVLNNCIDQKINEWTFLKSVIRDSLSSLLFEKTKRRPMIMPIIMEV, from the coding sequence TTGGTAAATCAACGAACAGGAAAAGTAAAAGTTTTTGCCTTGGGCGGTGTAGGTGAAGTAGGCAAAAACATGTACATCGTAGAGGATAATAACAAGATTTTTATTTTGGATGCGGGATTAATGCTTCCAGAAGATGAGATGCTCGGTGTGGATTCAGTTATTCCAGATATCACCTATTTAACTGAAAATCGTGATCGGGTTAAAGCCATTTTTTTGTCCCACGGACATGTTGACCATATTGGAGCTCTCGCGTATGTATTGAAAAGAATCAACGTTCCAGTCTATGGAACAAAATTAACACTCGGGCTTGCTTCTGAAGCGTTGAAGAAAAACCGGGCGAACATCAAACAAGATTTTAGAATCATAGATTCCAATTCAGTGATTGACATCGGCGGAACGGCAATTTCCTTTTTTAAAGTCAATCATAGTATACCGGATTCGATTGGATTAGCGATTCATACTTCACAGGGGCCGATCGTTTATACAGGCGATTTTAAATTCGATCAGACACCGGTAAATAATGAGTACACAGAAGTTGGCAAGATCGCAGCCTTAGGCGAACAGGGCGTGCTATGCCTGTTATCTGATAGTATGAATGCAGAAAATCCCGGAGTGACGCCATCAGAAGCAACGGTCGGGCAGAATATTTATGAAGTCATATCAAATGCAAAGGGCAGAGTCATTACAGCCACTTTTGCCATGAATATCCATCGAATCCAACAAGTGTTTGACGCTGCTCAAAAATGCAACCGGAAAGTGGCAATATCTGGCAATCCGTTACTAAAAAATGTTGAAATCGCGAACAAACTTGGCCATCTGCAAATGGCTGAAGGTATCTTGATTCAACTTGATGAAACAAAACGGTATCCAGATGATGAACTTTTAATACTCACTACTGGAAATCAAGGCGAACCTCTCGGAGCCCTAAACCGGATGGCGACAAAAACGCATAAACAAGTGAAAATATCCGAGGGCGATACAGTTATCATCGCAGCAACCTTAACATTGGGAAACGAAAAAGCGCTTTCAAAAACCGTTGACGCTATTTATCGTGCCGGGGGGCATGTTGTTTCAGGCCAATCCGGTGTTCATGTTTCTGGACATGCAAGCCAAGAAGAGTTGAAATTAATGCTAAATTTACTCAAGCCTACTTATTTTATTCCAATCCATGGAGAATATCGTATGCAAAAAGTACACAGTGATCTTGCCGAAGAGTGTGGTTTAAGCAAGGAAAACATTTTTATCGTTGAAAAAGGCGATGTCATTGAATTTTCGAATGGCTATGCAAAAAAAGGCGGAAAAGTTCCTTCAGGCCAAATATTAATCGACGGATTAGGAATTGGCGATGTAGGGAATATTGTTTTACGCGACAGAAAATTACTATCCCAAGATGGGATTCTTATTGTCGTCGTTACATTAGACCGCAAAAACCATCAAATTGTATCCGGCCCGGAAATTATTTCAAGGGGCTTTGTTTATGTTCGAGAATCTGAACAATTGCTTCAAGAAGCGAACCAAAACGTTACAAAAGTTTTAAACAACTGTATTGACCAAAAAATAAACGAATGGACGTTTTTGAAATCTGTCATCCGCGATTCTTTAAGCTCGCTGCTATTTGAAAAAACAAAAAGACGTCCAATGATTATGCCAATCATTATGGAAGTGTAA
- a CDS encoding ClpP family protease: MKQGNDTGYEHFPNQDNTETNKENKDSTVTNIQQLGQTNVPQLEQSNIHCLTIVGQIEGHIQLPPQNKTTKYEHVIPQIVAIEQNPKIEGLLIILNTVGGDVEAGLAIAEMVASLSKPTVSLVLGGGHSIGVPIAVASDYSFIAETATMTIHPIRLTGLVIGVPQTFEYLEKMQERVIKFVTSHSKITEEKFRDLMLSKGNLTRDIGTNVVGEDAVSFGLIDEVGGVGAAMEKLNDFIGRSKEKEDLLQ, encoded by the coding sequence GTGAAACAAGGGAATGACACAGGCTACGAGCATTTTCCGAACCAAGATAATACAGAAACGAATAAAGAAAATAAAGATTCAACCGTTACCAATATTCAACAGCTTGGCCAAACGAACGTTCCTCAATTGGAACAATCCAATATCCATTGCTTAACAATTGTCGGTCAAATTGAAGGCCATATTCAACTGCCGCCTCAAAACAAAACGACGAAATATGAACATGTCATACCGCAAATCGTGGCAATCGAACAAAACCCGAAAATAGAGGGGCTGCTAATTATATTGAACACAGTTGGAGGAGACGTTGAAGCTGGGTTGGCGATTGCGGAGATGGTCGCTTCACTGTCGAAGCCTACCGTTTCTCTCGTGCTGGGAGGAGGCCATTCAATTGGCGTTCCGATTGCGGTTGCATCCGATTATTCTTTTATTGCAGAAACCGCAACCATGACGATTCATCCGATTCGATTGACCGGGTTAGTGATTGGTGTTCCGCAAACGTTTGAGTATCTTGAAAAAATGCAGGAGCGTGTGATCAAATTTGTAACTTCCCACTCGAAGATTACTGAAGAAAAATTCAGAGACTTGATGCTTTCGAAAGGGAATCTTACGAGAGACATTGGAACAAATGTCGTTGGTGAAGATGCTGTTAGCTTTGGTCTGATTGATGAGGTTGGCGGGGTTGGTGCTGCGATGGAAAAGTTAAATGATTTCATCGGACGTTCAAAAGAAAAAGAGGATCTTTTACAATGA
- a CDS encoding YlzJ-like family protein, translating into MIHYTIMPYEAVFSTQEEKSNERIVQLNNVQLVVQPKDDKWEIIRLISTDPNDYLNTSYQPGQMISFKPSFSS; encoded by the coding sequence ATGATTCATTATACGATTATGCCGTATGAAGCCGTTTTTTCTACCCAAGAGGAGAAATCGAATGAACGAATCGTCCAGTTAAATAACGTGCAGCTCGTTGTGCAGCCAAAAGACGATAAATGGGAAATTATCCGTTTAATTAGCACCGATCCAAATGATTACTTAAACACTAGCTATCAGCCAGGCCAAATGATTTCTTTTAAGCCCTCTTTCAGTAGTTGA